The Imtechella halotolerans DNA window AAAAGTGAAAAATTTCCCCGCAGTTTTTTGTACTTTACTGTAGACTTGGTAAGTTTACCAATTGTAAGTATTAAGCCCTATTGAATAGCATGATTCCAGAACTTTTAATGCATTATTTAAAATACTATTTAGTGCCTTTGTTGGCAATGTTATTGCTGTCATTAGTGGTTGTTTTGGTATACAACCGTATACGGTATGTCCTTTTTCTACAAAGAAAGCGAATTTGTTTACCTATAATAGCTACTTTTTTAACAGACCTTACCTTTTCTGATCTTGAGAAAAATGAACTGGAGGCAGCAGTTTTAGATTTTAAAAAAAAACATCCTTATCATAAAGAATGGTTTAAAAGGCTTGTCTTATCTTCTATAATTGATTTAAGTCAAAACTTGAAGGGCGATTTAGTCTATAATGTGAGGGATATTTATGTGGCTTTTGATCTCCATAAAAATAGTTTGAAATTGATAAAAAGTGCTGACTGGTATCAAAATTGTAAAGGTATATTTCATTTTCAGACACTTCATTTTAAACATGGTCAGAAGTATATTAAACCGTATATATCTGCCAAAAACGAAGTGTTGCGTTCAAATGCTTTTATTGCCCACTTATATTTAACTTCTGAACCATTGGATTTTCTTGTCGATTATAAGTATGAGATTTCTAGTGTCAATGAGTATAAAGCGGTGGATGTGTTTTATATGAAACATGCTCCAATTCCTAAGAATATTGACCGTTGGTTGGATGCTGCTAATGATTCCATAGTTATATTAGGCATTAAGGTCATGGTGTTTTATAATTACATTGGGGCGGCTGAGAAAATGATTACTTTACTGAAGCATCCGAATAATAGGGTGCTTGTAGAGGCTATTATAGCTATCCGTGAATTGTACCTACTAGATGCAGAGGAACAATTACAATTGGTGTTTAGAGATAATAATACTATTGTACAAACAGAAATATTGAAGTCCTTGGCCGTGATAGGAACAGAAAAAACAGTTTCCTTCATTAGTGAGCTCGTTCTTGATGAATCTATTGGAGATAATGTTAAGCTGGAGAGTCTTCGTACTTTAAAGGCTGTTGACCATACCAATTATGACTCGAATTTTACCGATAGTACCCA harbors:
- a CDS encoding HEAT repeat domain-containing protein encodes the protein MIPELLMHYLKYYLVPLLAMLLLSLVVVLVYNRIRYVLFLQRKRICLPIIATFLTDLTFSDLEKNELEAAVLDFKKKHPYHKEWFKRLVLSSIIDLSQNLKGDLVYNVRDIYVAFDLHKNSLKLIKSADWYQNCKGIFHFQTLHFKHGQKYIKPYISAKNEVLRSNAFIAHLYLTSEPLDFLVDYKYEISSVNEYKAVDVFYMKHAPIPKNIDRWLDAANDSIVILGIKVMVFYNYIGAAEKMITLLKHPNNRVLVEAIIAIRELYLLDAEEQLQLVFRDNNTIVQTEILKSLAVIGTEKTVSFISELVLDESIGDNVKLESLRTLKAVDHTNYDSNFTDSTQIEQMKKHINSPYL